The Paenibacillus sp. 37 sequence TATAATGAACTGCAGCGTATGATAGGTAAAATAACCTATAGAACACTCAGTTCCACCTTAAAGGAAATGGAGAGTGATGGATTAGTTCATCGTGAGGAGTATCCTCAAATCCCCCCAAAGGTTGAATATAGTCTTACTGAAAAGGGACAAACCCTTTGGCCTATAATCCAAGAAATGTGCCAATGGGGAGAGTTAAATAAAGAACATTAAAGAGAGATAACCG is a genomic window containing:
- a CDS encoding winged helix-turn-helix transcriptional regulator, encoding MTKSKVNVADSNKKISDNQEPFFGYTLSIISGKWKLLIIYHLSNNGAARYNELQRMIGKITYRTLSSTLKEMESDGLVHREEYPQIPPKVEYSLTEKGQTLWPIIQEMCQWGELNKEH